In a genomic window of Dyadobacter fermentans DSM 18053:
- a CDS encoding vanadium-dependent haloperoxidase, whose amino-acid sequence MLLSLSWAACTKSESNKEISPSVIGQVTLQMTDVMVHDVTNPPLGARFYSYACLAGYEVVALHDKAYPSMHGVLNDFPAIEKPQVADYSYQLASALAILETAKKMQPSGAMLQKYQQTLVDSCKKNGFTDAVIAGSQEYALAISKQILKYAKADHYNKISNFPRYEPHGGPGTWYPTPPGYFPPVEPYFKTVRPFTLDSAAQFRPAPPVAFSEAENSEFFKLMKLNYDDDQSAQEHRVIAAFWDCNPFALENKGHLLVGMKKISPGAHWMGITDIACLKAKTDFSKTMLINTAVAIGLMDGFMACWDEKYRSNRIRPETAIRKYIDPTWKPFLQTPPFPEYLSGHSVISTAAAVILTHYFGDNFAYTDTVEERFNLKARPFKSFMAAAEESGMSRFYGGIHFMDAIENGQKQGQQVGQWVVQKLGNKAVAVSGK is encoded by the coding sequence ATGCTACTGTCCCTGAGCTGGGCGGCTTGCACGAAAAGTGAATCTAATAAGGAAATCAGCCCGTCTGTAATCGGGCAGGTCACGTTGCAAATGACCGACGTGATGGTACACGACGTGACAAATCCGCCGCTGGGTGCGCGCTTCTATTCTTATGCCTGCCTGGCGGGATATGAAGTGGTTGCGCTTCATGACAAAGCGTACCCAAGCATGCACGGGGTCCTGAACGACTTTCCGGCGATAGAAAAGCCTCAGGTAGCAGATTATTCCTACCAGCTTGCATCGGCGCTCGCCATCCTTGAAACAGCGAAAAAAATGCAGCCTTCGGGCGCAATGCTTCAAAAGTACCAGCAAACCCTGGTCGATTCGTGCAAGAAGAACGGTTTTACGGACGCGGTGATCGCTGGTTCGCAGGAATATGCATTGGCGATCAGCAAGCAGATTTTGAAGTATGCCAAAGCCGATCATTACAACAAGATCAGCAACTTTCCCCGGTACGAGCCGCATGGCGGGCCGGGCACATGGTATCCAACGCCTCCGGGCTACTTCCCGCCCGTGGAGCCGTATTTCAAAACGGTACGCCCGTTCACCCTCGATTCGGCAGCGCAGTTCAGGCCCGCGCCGCCCGTTGCATTCTCGGAAGCCGAAAATTCGGAGTTTTTCAAACTCATGAAGCTGAATTACGACGACGACCAGTCGGCACAGGAACACCGGGTGATCGCCGCATTCTGGGATTGCAACCCGTTTGCGCTCGAAAATAAAGGACATTTATTGGTAGGCATGAAGAAAATATCGCCGGGCGCGCACTGGATGGGCATTACCGATATTGCGTGCCTGAAAGCCAAAACGGATTTTTCCAAAACCATGCTCATCAATACCGCTGTGGCGATCGGCCTGATGGACGGTTTCATGGCCTGCTGGGACGAAAAGTACCGAAGTAACCGTATCCGCCCCGAAACCGCCATCCGCAAGTACATCGACCCTACCTGGAAGCCATTCCTGCAAACCCCGCCATTTCCCGAATACCTGAGCGGGCATTCGGTGATTTCCACCGCGGCGGCCGTGATCCTGACGCATTATTTCGGCGATAACTTCGCTTACACCGATACGGTCGAGGAACGCTTTAATCTGAAAGCCAGGCCATTCAAGTCGTTCATGGCTGCGGCGGAGGAATCGGGCATGTCGCGTTTTTACGGAGGCATTCATTTCATGGACGCCATCGAAAACGGCCAAAAGCAAGGCCAGCAAGTGGGCCAATGGGTGGTGCAAAAGCTTGGAAACAAAGCAGTGGCCGTGTCAGGGAAATAA